The Centroberyx gerrardi isolate f3 chromosome 13, fCenGer3.hap1.cur.20231027, whole genome shotgun sequence genome contains the following window.
AGGAAAGTAGGTGCTAAACAACTTAGCTTTGTTATTCACACAAAGGAGGTAAAGAATAACAAATTGGACCATGTTGGCTTGGACTTCAATTTGAGTGTGAGGACTTGGAGTTGATTTATCCACTATCACACAGCAAGGAATCtttaaatgaatgtgtgaaCTGTGAGCGCGATATGAgagtacagtaggctatatcatACATGggattcttatttttttttttagattatttttatgacatttgtgCTTTATTAGTTGACAGTAGAGAGTCAGGGAAGATGGGATGAGATCATATAAGTAGGCTATATTATGGGAGAGATCAGTCGTGTCTCAATAATCTCTCAATCAGTAGTCACTCaatctgtctcactgtctgtttgTGGCACAAAGCCTTTGCCACATGAGGGAGCCAGAAACAAGACAGGCAGAGCAAGCAGTCTGGCAAAATGCATGGCACAAACATACAAGACCATTTCTACATCCTGTAATTTTCTTTTCATAAAGATCTATGTCAAGAAATCCTCTAAATATATCACTGGTTTTCACAATATCAGTTGATTGCCACTGGGAAATGAGTTTACAAGTAAAATGCTCCACCAGTAAACTTATTTTATCCAGTTTATTTGTAACAATAATGTTTATACCAAAGGGAAAATTATTCAGATTATTTTGATGTTTGCAGAATCAGAGATTGTAACTGTACTGGAGTATTTGGCCTTTGACCCACGTGGTGGCCTTTGAAGCCACCACATCTACTCTATGGTCTCAGTTGAAGGGTGAGAGACGAAAAGACAGTCAACATGAAAGCACGTGCGGAGCGGACACCTTTGGCAAAATAAGTCTTTCCCCGTCGTGCTGTACTTTTCTGATGCAAGTCTAATAGTAATAGCGCCTTCTAGCGGCAATGAACAACCTGTCACTGCACATGCTCAACTTCATGTGTTAAGAGGTAATGTTCAGCAAGTCTCTAATAAAGAAATGTAAGTTGACTTACtgcatttcatgttttaaaataGATTAGCCTTTTCCACAGTCACCTAGCTAGCCTGGCTAGCTAAATCAAGTGTGTAGGAGACACAGTTGACCATTTCAGAGGGGGACAAACTTGGATCAAAACTAATTCTACAGTCACACTTTGTTTGGCACTTACTTTTTTTCTGTACTGCCAACAGAAAGAGCAGGAAGTAGAGCAGAGGGCACAAATTCTGCCTGATATTAGCTATTATTAGCTAGCTACAGTTAGCCTGGCTTCATACGGTTAGCGGACAGTCATGGTATTTACTTGGTAGATACCTTTATCAATTTCTTTTCTCTAAATTTTACCATTGCTTTGCACTTTTTTCCTGCACTGTTAataggaggagcagcagctgatTCTGCACAGGTGAGGAGCAACTAGCTGAACAAATAGCTAGGGTATAGGATAAAATTACATTGAATTTTATATTGTGCTAGATGTTAAGCTTATTACagatagaatctatacaattagcTGGTTGACAATCATGGCACCTATAACAAATATTTTATGGATGCTCTTCAATGTCATTAAATTTCACAATTGCTTTTTCATTTATCCCCACTCCTCCAGGTAAGGAGTAACCTCCTGGGATGGTTGAATTAAAAGAAAAGGCAATTGAGGCTACTGCACATTTTCTAGCATAATAACAGCCATGTCTACCTTGTGTAGGCTATCTGTTTTAGGTTTGCTCTGATTGGCATCAAGAGATCTGGCTTAATGCTCTGGACGCGTACAGTGACCTGCAGAGTGTCCAGCGGAGAGTCGGAGCTGTGCCTCAATCACCTGTAAGCAGCTATTTCGATATATTTCGATTTTTCGATACTCTACGCATCAATGTTTTGCTAGCTAGCAAACCtttgaccagtaggaattgcaaaaGCATGGGCAGGTCTCTCACAGCCACCACTGTTTTCATCCCTCCCATCACCTTGAGGTACTGTGGCCTGAAtttgacataaacaataaagccACATTTTCTCAATTGAGACAGGTACACTAGCTaataattagagcagagattcaATAGAAActatttcccctttaaattcAACCAATACAACTCTCGCTGATTAGTGAGACGTGTTTACATCCCCACAGCCACATCATCCCTCCACCCATCCAACACCGAATACTTGATTTTGCAAGAATTTTAAGGCTGGTATCTCTTCAGTTGAGGGTGTAAATTAATTCTAACATTTGGACAATTCATAATGGGCCCTGCACCAAACAATAGCCTAAGGAAAAAATTCTGTCTTTAAGTACTAATTATTTTATTGGGCATTATGCAGTAGTTGGAACCATTTGAAGCAGCAGTCAATATTGGAAGGAGTCTGAGCATGCCTGTCCGCTCCACTCACACAGCATTACCGTCCCTCCAGACTCCAGCTTTCAGAGTGCTTGAAGGAGGACTGTCCTTCACTATCAATAGCTTGTCTATACCCAAGTCCTGCTTGCGAGGTAATCTCTTGGGTTTTAGCTGGAGTAAGAATCCACCTCCGTCACTCACTCAGTGTCTCCCAAGCTCTAACTGTTCTTGGACCGGTTGGACCAGTGTCTCTGTAAACAAGAAATTACAGGACAGGTCAGGATTGGTCAATGTTTTGGCTTCCACTTAGAGTCCAATATaaaagataattaaaaaaaatacatttgaaaatgtttcaccTGTGTACCACTTCGATGTGCAACGGATTTTGCTTACTAGGCACTAGAGCAACCACAAAACTGGAAATCACTTGTGAAATAAGTTCCCTGTGTTTTATCTAAATGTCTCAAATGTTTTCCACTATTATCTTGTAAAGGTATGCTTAAAAAGGTTTTCAATAGGTGCTGTCATTTTTCAATACCAAAACATTGACAATAGACTGATTTTTACATCCATCTTTCAATTTAATTCATACAGCATTCTTTCTCAAAAATaattcaatcaggagagactaggatgaatgcttgaatgaaaagtttattcatgacataaaacaagatgtaaactttggcgtaagctccatggaggaactcctcccattcgtgaagttaggagtacatctgGGATAGACGTAGGACTTAGGATGTCCccggggagttcctctggagccagCTCAGCGTATTATATCATTTGGCGTTCATGCTGAGATGCTTCAGGACCTGGGGGATTTGACGTTGACTTAAGTATGCAAGGTGCAAGGATAACGCTGGTTATCGCCTTATCAGCTAAGAGTTGAACTCTGCAATTTGCGCTGGCCTGGAGCACAGCCTGGCTGTAGTCAGCATCCCAGAAGAGATTAACGCAGTTGATATTTTTATGCCTCTGCGCCGGCGACAGCCGTGGCCGGTTGTCCGTCCGTACGTCCGTACGTACATCCGTCCGTCCGTacatccgtccgtccgtcccattctcgtgaacgtGATATCTCAGGAatgccttgagggaatttcttcaaatttggcacaaacgtccacttggactcaaggatgaactgattagattttggtggtcaaaggtcaaaggtcaaggtcaaggtcactgtgacctcacgtccgtcccattctcatgaacgcgatatctcgggaacgcctggagggaatttcattacatctggtACAAACGTCCACTttgactcaaggatgaactgattagaagttggtggtcaaaggtcaaggtcactgtgacctcacaaaagacgtttttggccataactcaagaattcatatgctaattatgacaaaatttcacacaaatgtctaataggataaaatggtgaagtgatgacattttatatccaaaagttcaaaggtcaacttcactgtgacatcataatgttttgcttaccactgtagctgagaaaacgatcttgggtcattctacaaaaatggtggaagtgctatcacttacttttgcagacaccaaaatcctttaagttgacctaataatcacattaattatatatgttcaataaataaagactgtccttgcaatgataaaacaaagtttattggcggaggcatacaaccgagaggcggttatttctagttagTTTTACTCCAGAGTCCTCAGCAGTACTTTCTCCTGTGCTTATATATAGGCTGGAGAACATGCGCAACATGGTACAGTTGAAGACTTCTCTGACGTTGGTGGTGGAGTGAGATTTAAGAGTGTCTTTTAAGTCTAAAGAATAGACACTGTACACTTTTGTGTGAATGCACATACATActgcatacatacagacacagacagacacatgcacacacatacataaacacacatacaacaatTCAAGACAAATGCCGCTAATGGTAGCAAAGACCCAAGTTTTAAAagacatattttatttattcaaatgaTTCAAGGAAATCCCCAGTTTACATCTGATATTTCTATAGTAGCACATATAATTATTCCTCTCATATTATATTTACAAGTATATttatcatatatatttataacatATGTAACATTAACTGTAAAAACTCAACTCTGCCCAAGATCTGGAAAGTTTACATCTTTTAGCAAATAATTAACCCTGAGAcaagaaaataagaataatagaGGATTTTCTTTTGAACTAACCCAATTCTCTACTTAActcaaacaccacagcagtggaAGCTTTATCGAGATCTGGCTAGTTTGAGTTTTTCACACTCATCTCAAAGTAAGAAAAGAGCCCTCAAGTATCACAGTGTTTGAGGGATGTGGAAGGGGCAAACTACAGATTCCTGGTACAGGAATTTATTGCCCAACTCCTCTGAATTTTCCACCTCCAGCTACAGCAATTAACTGCCATTCTTCAACTCATCTCTCTCCCAGCTTCCCAGGGCTTTAGAGCCTCCATAACCTCACTAAGTTGAGCCTTATAGCACCAACAGTAGAGGGACTCAGTGGGGaggttttcaacatttttcatctttttagaACTAACATCTAAATTTTGAAGTACtcacctctttccctctctctgtgcataGATATACATacttatatacatatacatatacaataGCAATACTTgctttttatagtttttataaAACTAAAATGTTGGGTGGAGGAAAAACCACCTGGTGATCGGCCTCACTGATTGGAGGTTCAGGATCACAGCATGTAATAGTAAATTCTAGAACTGCTATCTCTGCCACATGTGGTTAAAAGCACTTCCCATTGTAGAAACAGTGTCAGCTTATGATGGCATCCATATTTGATAAATAGTAGGAGATGACAGGATGCAGGAGTGCTGTGAAACGCAATAACTTTTAAACCACTGTAAGATGTTGAAACAGAAAAATTACAAGATCTGGGAGACGCTACATTTTAAGGATGGAATACATTCCAATTTGTTTAAAGTTTAATTCTGAATGCAATTGTACTATTTCAGCATAAGCTCCTGTAGGAAAACTATTTTGTCAGATAGCTTAGATTTAGATAGTGTCTATTGTAAACTAATATTTCTGGCACAAGGTGTAACCAGAGGCCTTCCACTTACTCATCTAACACTAGTATCTTTAATAAGAAGGTTTTGTAAATTACTCTTAGCAACCCTTTCTGGTCAACATGGATGCTAGTCTACATCATAAAATCTATCTGCAAGAGTAGCTGCAAGCCAGAGAGATGATGCTACACCACCTCCCTCTTTGATTCAAAGCTCAGTGAACCTTCCGTAAAGAGCCGTGGATCTCTAAAGAGCAGCCGATTCATACTAGAGAAGGATGGATCTTTTTCACTCTGTCTCCAACAAAGAtgctctttctcccctctttcataaaaaatatccatcttttAAAATGATCTTAGTGTGCATTTAactgagaaacaaacaaatcatttttgaATGTTATTACTGGTGTATGATATCAGCTACCTAACTTTTGGCTGCTCACAGCACCGTGCACGTTCCAGATTTCTTGTCGTCATCCGAACCTCCTGCAGTTTCTTTCCTGTTGGGGTCGTTGAGCTCTTCAAACAGTCCAGTGTCAATCATCTCCTGCTGCCAGGGGATAGGCACGGCACCTGTGCTGAACTGCTTGAAGAATTTGTCGTCCTTGGCGTCAAACTCGATGCCCTTGATCTCAGAGAATTCAGCAATGTCGCCTGTGTCCTTGGCGTAGACGACGTTGGGCTTAGGCACCCATGGAGGATCCACCAGCCCAGCCTCCAGACGTGGGAAGTTGATACTTTTGAACCACGCATGCTTCCTGGGGTCCTCCAAGTTGTTCCTAATGAGAAGGCAAATAATCATCATCAGAATTAAGTCAGATGATAATAAAATGATAACAAGACTACCTACAGAGGTTTGATTTCATGCAAcatttaggttagggttaaggttagggttccCGCTCTGTGTTGCCTCATTTAACCAGTTTACCCTTAACAAGCTTGTTATTCATGTCTCAACTACCTAACCTCCATAGCACCAGTGTTACTGGGGATTTAAGATTGAGGGTAAAAAGGTCTGATGCCTGCAAACTTTTCTCCAGTAATAAATCACATTCTCAAAGAAATCTTAAGCGACAGATTTCAAATAAAACGGACATTGATGACAAAAAGTCATAATAAGCCACTGTGTGCAGCGAACTAACAGGATCTAGCTTGTTCACAGGCCTGAAGAGTGGAGGAACCTCTTACTTCATGCCCAGGCGCTCATCTATCTTCTTCTTGAGGAACTGCTGGATGATGTCCTTGGTGACAGCATCAAAGCACTTGTGCTCCCACTTGGGTTCCTCATTTTGAATGCGGCGCTGAACCTCTTCCTTCTCCACTTTCTGGTTCTTGCTTTCGGGGCCTTTGAAAGGCGTGTAGCCAGCCACCATCTCATAGATACTGCAGCCCAAGGCCCACCAGTCCACTGATGTCCTATATGGAGTCTTGTTCAGGATCTCAGGTGCCATGTATGCTCCAGTACCAGCctgaagaaagggaaagagtgaatacagagagaaagagaaggggaaggaaCAGATGGAAAATGGAGAGATCGAGAGCAGCAGCGAGACAGGTAGAGGTAGAGACAGGGAAATTGTGTCATTATATTGGACAGATGATTGCAAATGAAGCTTATGAACACACTTATCTGATAGCAACGATAATGTTAAATGAGAAGAGGGGACcttcaaagaaaaacaacaatctgTGTCGTTGATCAGTGTCATGCACCTACTTCCAAATTGTAATGCTTTAACTGAGCTATAGCATGTTTATGTTCAGGGATAAATTCAAATTTCAGAAGCCACTTTGTTATGGCAGCACTAAGTCCATAATCATACACTTTTACCTCTTAGCTAGCATGGCATATGTGATATCATTAGAAACTTTGGAATCTCCAGCCTTTCAAAATTGAGTGCTGTAGATGTAAGCAATACTCGTACAGTTTAAGGGGATTTACACAGTAGGCACAGTGATGTGGAAGTAGTATGACCTGAACACAGTGATGAATATATAACCTTGACATTCAAAAGTGGCAGAGGGCAGCCAGAGGGTcttagagacagaggagacttGTACAGTACAACTGTCTAATAGGAGATATCACCACTATACCTCCCCACTGTGTGTACTAAAGTGTACCAAAGGATACTTGTCTGGGCTGTTCTTAGCCTTAAGTTAGTCTCCCccaccttctctttctctctctcctctgcttttctctctctctcttctctctctgtctctgcctcactctcttgctcttctgAATGACCTCACCTGCAGCCTAAGACAAGGAGCTTAAGCCTAATACTAATCCTGCTACCTGTCAAGAGTCATGTGTGTCCACATACTGACAGAATTCTCTTACACAAAGGTTGCCCATCTCTGGATTCCATAGCCACCAGCAGAAATACAGAAGTTGCTATACATGTccaaaccacacataaccatgcTTCTAATGCACAATTAATGGACATGTGGAAAGATAACAATAAATAGGCCCACATTAAAAGGACCACAGGAAGCTTAACTTGCATTATGATGCCATTAAACACTCTCCTCTTACAGCCACTCGAGTAGTAGTAACAGCTAAAAGACATTTGGCATGAGCTCAAATCCTCAAATCCTATTTCTGTTTTGCAATGAAAAAGGTTCCTGCCACTGCATCATTTAACAAGCTCTTTACATTTTTCTCTTGCTGCTGTTTTAATAATAAGTTCAGGTTTAGTATGACAAATTCTGATTATTGGATGCTTCTGGTACCTCCAGATCTGTATTTTAATAAGTGTGACTGTGACATGATTCGGTCAAGGATTTGCCTGGATGGACCTCATCTGACTGATTGGTCTAGGCTTGATACTGTGAGTCCACTGACCAAACAGCTGGAGGTCTGTGTGCTACTAATTCACCATAATACTTGTGCATTAGACAAGTATTACTGTCAAGTCACCCATACTCCTGCCTTTTTCTGCTTTACCTGAGTGGCTTTTTGTAActatgttctgttcttttgaaATTTGTGTCTGTTAgcaatcagttcagccaaacaggCACACTCTAGTCTATGGAAAGGCCAAAATGGACATTTTCCAGCCGAGTTAAAGTCATCTTCCAcgcaaactgcacacagcaaaGTCCTGTATCTAAACATATTCAACATAAGTTTTACCTGGTTCTGTCAATCTAATCAGGGACAGACTTGTGTAATGCCTGCTAAGAGGATTAGGGGACCAAAGCCAGCCTTACCCGTAGGGGGTTAGCCTAGTCACTCTGGCTGGCCGAGGAGCATCAGAGTACTGGATAATGAGCTTACTGGACTTTCATAGAGCCGGCAGCTTACTCTTTGCTACTGCAAGTGAGTTCTGGAGAAACCCTGCTACAAAATTCTTCATCTTTTTGAGCACTCATGTAGTCTAAAAGTAAGTACAGGTGAGGTTTAATAAAGTATGATGAGACTTAACTAAGTTGGATTGAAAATCAcgtttgtgttcatttgtgtgaGGAAAATGAACTGGATTGATCTTTGATGTTTTTCTGTCAGTATTTTTAGGGATGTGCTCCTCTCTCATCTGTATCATGCATGTTTTTGTCAGCACCTGATTATTCTTGATAGTCAAGCTTATTGATTGATCTGACGTGATGGAATATTAAACTCAATGGTCACATGATTGTGTGACGTGTTGCTGCGCAGAAtcaaggaaggaggaaggagctTCAGGCCTTGGCAAGTAATATGGAAAGCAACTGCAGCACAACTGAAGCAACTGTCACAAGGTCACTCCTCTACAGAAATAGCGAAATCTCTGCAACCAAGTCGCTGAGGGAGATGTTCTTACACTCATTTGCGACCCTCATCTCAATTAGCACTGGACCTCCATAGTCTCTAAAATAGCCCCTACACAAAATGGTGGTCTATAATTGGCCAGGCTATAATCTGACTGCTAAAGGATCAAATGACTTATATAATGGATTCAGAGACTCTCATTGGACAGATCTTTAAGCAATCCAGTAATCCCCGTCCGGATTTAAAGTGAAAGCTCCACAGAGATTGAGAGGGAGTCCAACAACCCCAGTCTAATTTTTAGCTTTAGCTCTATCTTCAAATAACTAAAAGCAGACAGGATGGGGATAAAAGTAGATGCAGTATCACCCAGTGATTGGTGGTCTCTACTTCTTTACCCTCTTTTTCCTGTATGTAGCAGTTTGTGTCTGAGTATGTGCGTTCATAAACTAATTCAAACCCTGAAGGAGATGACTTTTGATTAAAGGCACATTGCCTTTATGCTCAGTTGCACATGGCCAATGCAGGACAGGCTTCCTTGCCTGGCCTTGGCCATCTGAGGCTTCAAAGGCGATACAATGGGCATCATGATTGCTTACATTGTCCAGCTGCAGACCCTCATGTTAACTACATCCTCATGGCTATCATTGGGCGACTTGGTGTGCTTGGTGCGCTTTTTTAAATGTGTACCAAAAGTGAGCAGGCCAACATCTCCAATTTTGCAAATATTCAACCTGAATACCCCTGCTGTGTGTAGATCTACTCACCATCTGAGTGGTGGTCTTCCCTACAACCACCTCCACAGccagacccaaatctgaaagTCGGCACTGGCCTTGGCTGTCCAGCAACACGTTCTCTGGCTTCATATCACGGTATACGATATCCATCTCATGCAGATGAAGAATGCCAGTGGTGATCTGCGCTGTGTAGTGGATGACGCGCTTCATCTCAATGCCCTTATCCACGCCTTTGCCATCATAGCCCATGTTGTAAATGTGATACTTTAGGTCTCCTCCATTCATCAGGGTCATGACCAGGCACAGGTGGGTCTTGTTGTCATAGGCGTAGGCCAAGTTGACCAGAAACAGGCTGTTAACCTTCTCCAGGATCTGTTTCTCCAACAGGGCCATCTTTTCaccattcttcttcttcagtcgCTTCTTACACAACTTCTTGCAGGCATACATCTGGCCTGTGTTCTTCACCTGAACAGCacacacctggagagagagagcaggaaagtTGTCGCTTTAAAACCCATCAGTGTTCAGAGGAAAAGCAAGGTTGTCCATcaaaaaaacactgtgtgtCGTACATCTTATTCTCATCTTCCAATTCTGAATTTTGCATTTAGGTATCTTCAGTAGGGCCAAATTAAAATGTGTCATTACTTATATTAGAAGGATCTTAGCACTTTGCCGGTTCAATCAAAGGTAGTTCATATTGCTTGCTATATTTTGGCTTTGCATTTGTAACTATGAGGAATACTAAAATCAAACAGATATGTCTGTATGCCACAGGACTTTGTCCTCTTTGGAGAAGCTTTGGCATGGTCACCTTGAGACAGGGTAAATCCTGATTGTGTCAGCCAAGATTACTTGTCCCAGAACATCCTTTCTTTTGCTTCAGACCCAATACACCTCTATTCCTACTAAAGGCAAAGTTAATCATCTCCTAACCTCTGCTAGGAGATGAGACTTAGGTTTTATGCTCTCATAGTGTAATTAGTGCTCAAGAAGTGACAACAAACCAAATTTTTAAATTTCAGGTACATAGATGCAATTTCTAGAAAGAATTTTCAACAGGATGTATTTCAGCAAACTTTTAGAATATTATATGTAGAGTATTTGCATGCTTACCTCTCCGAAGCCTCCCTTGCCCAGAGTTCTGAACTCATAGAAGTATTTGTCACTGATGGGTTGTTTCTCATACTCTTTCCACTGGAGGAATTTGTCAAAGAATGGGCTGGCCTGGTAATCCGTGAAAGGTTTGCCTTTCAGAAACTCTCTTGTGCCTTCCTGGACTTTGCCTTTCATCACATCCTCAAAGTCCTTGTCTGTCACAGCCTTGCATTTGTCAGCAGCCTCACCAGTTAGGAAGGCCAGGAAGGTCTTGGAGTCGGCCTTGCAGTACTTGTTCTTGATGTTCTGGCGTGCCTTGTCTTTTGCTGCGCCTTCAGCCAGATCCCAGTCATACAGCT
Protein-coding sequences here:
- the grk7a gene encoding rhodopsin kinase grk7a gives rise to the protein MCDMGGLDNLVANTAYLKAQGGDDKEMKKRRRSLSLPKSDQCAAVRAAVEKDFVMICERQPIGKKFFREYLSSNPQYKNAAEFLDELYDWDLAEGAAKDKARQNIKNKYCKADSKTFLAFLTGEAADKCKAVTDKDFEDVMKGKVQEGTREFLKGKPFTDYQASPFFDKFLQWKEYEKQPISDKYFYEFRTLGKGGFGEVCAVQVKNTGQMYACKKLCKKRLKKKNGEKMALLEKQILEKVNSLFLVNLAYAYDNKTHLCLVMTLMNGGDLKYHIYNMGYDGKGVDKGIEMKRVIHYTAQITTGILHLHEMDIVYRDMKPENVLLDSQGQCRLSDLGLAVEVVVGKTTTQMAGTGAYMAPEILNKTPYRTSVDWWALGCSIYEMVAGYTPFKGPESKNQKVEKEEVQRRIQNEEPKWEHKCFDAVTKDIIQQFLKKKIDERLGMKNNLEDPRKHAWFKSINFPRLEAGLVDPPWVPKPNVVYAKDTGDIAEFSEIKGIEFDAKDDKFFKQFSTGAVPIPWQQEMIDTGLFEELNDPNRKETAGGSDDDKKSGTCTVL